A stretch of Suncus etruscus isolate mSunEtr1 chromosome 9, mSunEtr1.pri.cur, whole genome shotgun sequence DNA encodes these proteins:
- the LOC126017747 gene encoding olfactory receptor 5AN1-like: MVKGRNVTEITQFILLGFSDLPRILMVLFIVFLLMYITTLTWNLSLIILIRMDSHLHTPMYFFLSNLSFIDICYVTTTVPKMLSGFFQEQSTVTVMGCTVQYFAFSWMGLSESCVMTAMAYDRYAAICKPLLYSSIMSPTFCVQMVLGSYVAALSGAVAQLCAILRLYFCGPNIINHFFCDLPQLLNLSCNDTFLSRVILAIVTLFFEVTNALPIMISYVYIVLSILKITSAKGRIKAFNTCASHLTAVSFFYISSIVVYLSSSTGSSSTVDRLGSVFYTVLIPLLNPLIYSLRNREIKDAMKKLPKKRGHC; this comes from the coding sequence ATGGTAAAGGGAAGAAATGTTACAGAAATCACCCAGTTCATTCTCTTGGGGTTTTCAGATTTGCCTAGAATCTTAATGGTGCTCTTCATTGTGTTCCTGTTAATGTACATTACCACTCTGACCTGGAACCTGAGCCTTATTATATTAATAAGGATGGACTCCCACCTCCACacacccatgtacttcttcctcagcAACCTGTCCTTCATAGATATCTGCTATGTGACCACTACAGTCCCCAAGATGCTCTCAGGATTCTTCCAGGAGCAGTCAACTGTCACTGTCATGGGTTGTACTGTTCAATACTTTGCTTTTTCATGGATGGGCCTGAGTGAGTCTTGTGTCATGACAGCCATGGCTTATGATCGCTATGCTGCCATTTGTAAGCCACTCCTCTATTCATCAATCATGTCGCCCACCTTTTGTGTTCAGATGGTGTTGGGATCCTATGTGGCTGCACTCTCGGGTGCTGTAGCCCAATTGTGTGCCATTCTTCGACTTTACTTCTGTGGACCTAATATCATCAATCACTTCTTCTGTGATTTGCCCCAATTGTTAAACTTATCCTGTAATGACACTTTCCTTTCACGAGTCATACTGGCTATAGTCACCTTGTTCTTTGAAGTAACCAATGCCCTGCCTATCATGATATCCTATGTCTATATTGTCCTCTCTATCTTAAAGATCACTTCAGCTAAAGGCAGAATCAAGGCTTTCAACACATGTGCTTCTCACCTGACAGCTGTCTCCTTCTTTTATATCTCAAGTATAGTTGTTTATTTGAGTTCCAGCACTGGAAGCTCTTCAACTGTTGACAGACTTGGATCAGTGTTCTATACTGTGTTGATCCCCTTGTTGAACCCTTTGATTTACAGTCTGAGGAACAGGGAAATTAAAGATGCCATGAAGAAGCTTCCAAAGAAGAGAGGGCATTGCTGA